A stretch of the Vigna radiata var. radiata cultivar VC1973A chromosome 7, Vradiata_ver6, whole genome shotgun sequence genome encodes the following:
- the LOC106766089 gene encoding protein FAR1-RELATED SEQUENCE 5-like has protein sequence MKNMNTSLDDIEFDEQHDKVVEELNENHVQPNSISPTVGMVFESVNQAKSFYRQHAISKGFGIRTRSSRKNNKNELCYFMMVCSRAGKYVESNQNEMIGRPTMTNDCAARMIVSKREENWYISTFDDVNTHDLSPTKSRLFRGNKKMNLNVKRTLDLNAEAGVRINKSFRSLVCATGGYENMEFVEQDVRNYVAKQRRALSKDGDAKALLNHFSSMRELNKDFFFDIDVDDNNCILNVFWTDARSRATYEYFGDVISFDTTYLTNKYDMPFAPFVGVNHHGQSILLGCGLLCSEDTYSFVGLFNS, from the coding sequence ATGAAGAATATGAATACATCTTTGGATGATATTGAATTTGATGAACAACATGACAAAGTTGTAGAAGAACTAAATGAAAACCATGTTCAACCTAACTCAATCTCTCCAACAGTTGGAATGGTTTTTGAAAGTGTTAATCAAGCCAAGTCATTTTATAGACAACATGCAATATCAAAGGGTTTTGGAATTCGAACAAGGAGTTCAAGGAAGAACAATAAAAACGAATTATGTTACTTCATGATGGTGTGTTCTAGGGCTGGAAAATATGTCGAATCCAATCAGAATGAAATGATTGGACGTCCAACAATGACTAATGATTGTGCAGCTCGAATGATTGTATCAAAAAGAGAGGAGAACTGGTACATTTCAACATTTGATGATGTAAATACTCATGATCTTAGTCCAACAAAGTCAAGATTGTTCCGAGGCAATAAAAAGATGAATCTGAATGTCAAAAGAACATTAGACTTAAATGCCGAAGCAGGAGTTAGGATTAACAAAAGTTTTCGATCCTTGGTTTGTGCTACAGGAGGTTATGAGAACATGGAGTTTGTCGAACAAGATGTTAGAAATTATGTCGCCAAACAAAGAAGAGCATTATCAAAAGATGGTGATGCCAAGGCACTCTTAAACCATTTCTCTTCCATGAGAGAATTGAATAAGGATTTCTTTTTCGACATTGATGTTGATGACAACAATTGCATACTGAATGTGTTTTGGACTGATGCACGAAGTAGGGCAACTTATGAGTATTTTGGTGATGTCATATCTTTTGACACAACATACTTAACGAATAAGTACGACATGCCGTTTGCTCCTTTTGTTGGTGTCAACCACCATGGCCAATCAATATTGTTAGGTTGTGGTTTGTTATGTTCAGAGGACACATATTCATTTGTGGGGCTATTTAATTCATGA
- the LOC106766949 gene encoding zinc-finger homeodomain protein 11, producing MDLTSSCTHTIQTFDADTKTTPPVNPTNNTTPKSLSFTNATPKRHPSTTAAPPPQPPSMLVTYKECLKNHAASLGGHALDGCGEFMPSSSTNPTDPRSLKCAACGCHRNFHRRDPQEHSNLNNNNNNNNIHGANPNTVATTNNNPTFLSCIYTPSAPAPISQRAMSQSTSPSLSSSPSHSPSPMSSPSPPPLSHVPPYHASAPHMLLALGTGYSTPSDEHPHHRGLTFSSVMLKSENPKKRYRTKFSKEQKEKMQNFSEKLGWRMQKGDDGLVQQFCNDIGVSRGVFKVWMHNNKNTFRRRLDQGENANPNANANSPQSIGDHDDGNNTSGGGGFDSDINNPYNPNSTNNDIHMNEGDGCGNVHVSLNGLSS from the coding sequence ATGGACCTGACCTCCAGCTGTACCCACACAATACAAACCTTTGATGCTGATACTAAGACCACACCACCCGTCAACCCCACCAATAATACCACCCCAAAGTCTCTATCTTTCACCAACGCCACCCCTAAGCGCCACCCCTCCACCACCGCTGCTCCACCGCCTCAACCACCCTCCATGCTCGTTACCTACAAAGAATGCCTCAAAAACCACGCCGCCAGCCTAGGTGGCCATGCACTTGATGGCTGTGGCGAGTTCATGCCTTCCTCCTCCACCAACCCCACCGATCCTCGCTCCCTCAAGTGCGCCGCCTGTGGCTGCCACCGCAACTTCCACCGCCGTGATCCTCAGGAACACAGTaacctcaacaacaacaacaacaacaacaacattcacGGCGCCAACCCCAACACCGTCGCCACCACCAACAATAACCCGACTTTCCTAAGCTGCATCTACACCCCTTCGGCACCGGCACCAATCTCTCAGCGAGCCATGAGCCAAAGCACGAGTCCGAGCCTGAGTTCGAGCCCGAGCCACAGTCCGAGCCCAATGTCAAGCCCTTCACCTCCTCCACTCTCCCACGTGCCACCGTACCACGCTTCGGCACCCCACATGCTTTTAGCCCTCGGCACTGGCTACTCTACACCCTCCGATGAACACCCCCACCACCGAGGCCTAACCTTTTCGAGCGTGATGTTGAAGAGCGAGAACCCGAAGAAGAGGTACAGGACCAAGTTCAGCAAGGAGCAGAAGGAGAAGATGCAAAACTTCTCTGAGAAACTGGGGTGGAGAATGCAGAAAGGGGATGATGGATTGGTCCAGCAATTCTGCAATGACATTGGGGTCTCTAGAGGGGTCTTCAAGGTGTGGATGCACAACAACAAGAACACCTTTAGGAGAAGATTGGATCAAGGGGAAAATGCAAATccaaatgcaaatgcaaattcTCCTCAAAGTATCGGAGATCATGATGACGGCAATAACACCAGTGGTGGAGGTGGATTTGATAGTGATATCAACAACCCCTACAACCCAAATAGCACCAACAATGACATTCACATGAATGAAGGAGATGGATGTGGCAATGTTCATGTCTCTCTTAATGGACTGTCATCTTAG